In Salvia hispanica cultivar TCC Black 2014 unplaced genomic scaffold, UniMelb_Shisp_WGS_1.0 HiC_scaffold_566, whole genome shotgun sequence, one genomic interval encodes:
- the LOC125199577 gene encoding protein trichome birefringence-like 41, protein PETNYTHTSSGEVTTFTFTDYEVKVMLDRSVYLVDLVGEAQGRILKLDSIQGGKRWLGIDTLVFNTWHWWNRRGASQPWDFIELGGQLYKDMDRVLAFEKALHTWAGWVDDNVDPTTSKVFFQGISPSHYNGTEWNEPSAKSCIGQKEPVAGPTYPVGLPPALGVLKKVLGAMRKPVTLLDVTGLSLMRKDGHPSIYGLPSMDCSHWCLPGVPDTWNQILYNLIV, encoded by the exons TGCCGGAAACTAACTACACTCACACCTCTTCCGGCGAGGTTACCACCTTCACATTCACG GATTATGAAGTGAAGGTGATGTTGGATCGCAGTGTATATCTTGTAGACTTAGTTGGAGAAGCACAAGGTAGAATCCTCAAGCTAGACTCCATACAAGGTGGCAAGAGGTGGCTCGGCATCGACACCCTCGTCTTCAACACGTGGCATTGGTGGAATCGCCGCGGCGCCTCTCAACC GTGGGATTTCATCGAATTAGGGGGGCAGCTCTACAAAGACATGGATCGCGTCCTCGCCTTCGAGAAAGCGCTCCACACGTGGGCCGGTTGGGTCGACGACAACGTGGACCCCACCACGTCCAAGGTTTTCTTTCAAGGGATTTCCCCATCGCATTACAA TGGGACCGAATGGAACGAGCCAAGTGCGAAATCGTGCATAGGACAAAAAGAGCCAGTGGCGGGGCCCACGTACCCTGTGGGTTTGCCACCGGCTCTAGGGGTACTAAAGAAGGTGTTGGGGGCAATGAGGAAGCCCGTCACGCTGTTGGACGTGACAGGCCTTTCGTTGATGAGGAAAGACGGGCATCCCTCGATTTACGGGCTTCCATCGATGGACTGCAGCCATTGGTGCCTGCCGGGAGTTCCGGATACTTGGAATCAGATTCTTTACAACCTCATTGTTTGA